From the Longimicrobium sp. genome, one window contains:
- the nuoK gene encoding NADH-quinone oxidoreductase subunit NuoK, which translates to MNDIPLSWSLGLSAILFAIGVGGVIVRRNAIVLFMCVELMLNAVNLAFVALSPYAGVQGQVFVFFVIAVAAAEAAVGLAIMIAVFRHRESVDVKNFSLLRW; encoded by the coding sequence ATGAACGACATTCCGCTGAGCTGGTCGCTCGGGCTGAGCGCCATCCTCTTCGCCATCGGCGTGGGCGGCGTGATCGTCCGCCGCAACGCCATCGTCCTGTTCATGTGCGTGGAGCTGATGCTCAACGCCGTGAACCTGGCCTTCGTGGCGCTCAGCCCGTATGCCGGGGTGCAGGGCCAGGTCTTCGTCTTCTTCGTGATCGCCGTGGCGGCCGCCGAGGCCGCCGTGGGGCTCGCGATCATGATCGCCGTCTTCCGCCACCGCGAGAGCGTGGACGTGAAGAACTTCAGCCTGCTCAGGTGGTAG
- a CDS encoding NADH-quinone oxidoreductase subunit J: MHVTFTQILFFFFAACAAGSALAMVTRKNPVACAVWLIGTFFSVAAIYTLLGAYFIGIIQILVYAGAIMVLFLFVIMLLNLGNDFEPDIRGTGWKVAAGGAALLIIAFLARVFVADVPRPLGDQAGPAALATAQAQNGVVGLIGVPLYNEYVVPLQATAILLLVAVVGAVVLAKRKV; the protein is encoded by the coding sequence ATGCACGTGACCTTCACCCAGATCCTGTTCTTCTTCTTCGCGGCGTGCGCGGCGGGAAGCGCGCTGGCCATGGTGACGCGGAAGAACCCGGTGGCCTGCGCCGTCTGGCTCATCGGCACCTTCTTCTCCGTGGCCGCCATCTACACCCTGCTGGGCGCCTACTTCATCGGGATCATCCAGATCCTGGTGTACGCGGGCGCCATCATGGTGCTGTTCCTGTTCGTGATCATGCTGCTGAACCTGGGCAACGACTTCGAGCCCGACATCCGCGGCACCGGCTGGAAGGTGGCGGCCGGCGGCGCGGCGCTGCTGATCATCGCCTTCCTCGCGCGCGTGTTCGTGGCCGACGTCCCCCGGCCGCTGGGCGACCAGGCGGGGCCGGCCGCTCTCGCGACGGCGCAGGCGCAGAACGGCGTGGTGGGGCTGATCGGGGTGCCGCTGTACAACGAGTACGTGGTGCCGCTCCAGGCCACCGCCATCCTCCTGCTGGTGGCGGTCGTCGGCGCGGTGGTCCTGGCCAAGCGCAAGGTGTGA